Proteins encoded within one genomic window of Halobacteroides halobius DSM 5150:
- the mutM gene encoding DNA-formamidopyrimidine glycosylase encodes MPELPEVQTVVDTLQGFILNKEITDVKIKQERLIAQSKPEDFKEILIGSKIEEVRRRGKYIIIELDNRYYLVTHLRMTGRFVYTKQDEEHDKYDYIFFKFRGADELRLGSKRQFTRVYLVKDLEDAGSLTKLGPEPLSDEFTLELFKEMLSTRRGRIKPLLLNQKFLAGLGNIYVDEAIYISQIHPLRTADTLSLEEIERLYKAIKQVLREGIKHRGTTKWDYVDASGQAGEYQNYLRAYGREGEECNRCGSELDRIKVGGRSSYFCPSCQQEE; translated from the coding sequence ATGCCTGAGTTACCCGAAGTACAGACAGTAGTAGATACATTACAGGGGTTTATTTTAAATAAAGAAATTACAGATGTTAAGATTAAGCAAGAAAGGTTAATAGCTCAATCTAAACCAGAAGATTTTAAGGAAATTTTAATTGGCAGTAAGATAGAAGAAGTAAGAAGAAGAGGCAAATATATTATTATTGAATTGGATAATCGATATTATTTAGTGACCCATTTAAGAATGACAGGAAGATTTGTTTATACTAAACAAGACGAAGAGCATGATAAGTATGATTATATTTTCTTTAAATTTAGAGGTGCTGATGAATTAAGGTTAGGTAGTAAAAGACAGTTTACTAGAGTTTATTTAGTTAAAGATTTAGAGGATGCAGGTAGTTTAACTAAGCTAGGGCCTGAACCCTTATCGGATGAATTTACTTTAGAACTCTTTAAAGAGATGCTATCTACTCGACGAGGTAGAATTAAGCCTTTATTATTAAACCAGAAGTTTTTAGCTGGTTTAGGTAATATTTATGTAGATGAAGCTATTTATATTTCTCAAATTCATCCTTTAAGAACTGCGGATACACTTAGCTTAGAAGAGATAGAAAGATTATATAAAGCAATTAAGCAGGTGTTGAGGGAAGGGATTAAACATCGGGGCACAACTAAGTGGGATTATGTTGATGCTAGTGGCCAAGCTGGTGAATATCAAAATTATTTACGAGCTTATGGTCGAGAAGGAGAAGAATGTAATAGATGTGGAAGTGAATTAGACAGAATTAAAGTAGGAGGACGAAGTTCTTACTTTTGTCCATCTTGTCAACAGGAGGAATAA
- a CDS encoding ABC-F family ATP-binding cassette domain-containing protein produces the protein MSLLQLRKGSKRYPEQIIFQDISLQIQKQDRVGLIGANGTGKSTLVKILRGQEYLDKGEILTSNDLEMGYLAQDFGLKLDKTLYEEMLSVFSDLFALEEKIKGLETKMGQLTGDQLEKVMNRYSRLRQNYEDQNGYQVESQIKGILRGLGFSKADFNEQLINFSGGQKTRAALAKLLLQQPDLLLLDEPTNHLDLAAKEWLEDYLNDYPGAIVIISHDRYFLDKVVNRIWELEKGRFEKYKGDYSFYLEEKKHRLLTWQREYEQQQEKIKELKAYIRKNKAGVDAKQARGRQKKLDRMKEIAPPPSLEKPKIEFEMETTSGAEVLDIKGLTKSYQQEKVLEGIDFKLYRGEKVALVGPNGSGKSTLFKLLLGQENAEAGTVNLGARVKIGYYDQEHESLNPEYNLIEELKKVKKINDSQARDILARFLFKGDEVFKKVATLSGGEQARLSLAKLSIQDFNLLLLDEPTNHLDIKSKEILETALDNYPGTILVISHDRYFLDKLISKVFALENNDLVEYAGDYSDYYQQYQESLAQQKEEKKGKPKQEVEQNKPKDQQINLEELESEIMKLEAKVEELEEEFNQQDLYDDQEEVAELTKKYERLKEELNDYYSLWEEAI, from the coding sequence ATGTCTTTGTTACAATTACGAAAAGGAAGTAAGAGGTATCCAGAACAAATTATTTTTCAAGATATTTCATTACAGATACAAAAGCAGGATCGGGTAGGATTGATTGGGGCCAATGGTACTGGAAAATCAACTCTAGTTAAGATATTAAGGGGCCAAGAGTATCTAGATAAAGGTGAGATTTTAACTAGTAATGATTTAGAGATGGGATATTTGGCCCAAGATTTTGGTTTAAAATTAGATAAAACACTGTATGAAGAAATGTTGAGTGTTTTTTCTGATTTATTTGCTTTAGAAGAGAAAATAAAAGGTTTAGAGACTAAAATGGGCCAACTGACTGGTGATCAGTTAGAGAAAGTAATGAATCGTTACAGTCGGTTACGTCAAAATTATGAAGATCAGAATGGATATCAAGTAGAAAGTCAGATCAAAGGTATTCTACGGGGATTAGGATTTAGTAAAGCTGATTTTAATGAGCAACTGATTAATTTTAGTGGAGGTCAAAAGACTAGAGCAGCTTTAGCTAAATTATTATTACAACAACCTGATTTATTATTACTAGATGAGCCCACTAATCATCTTGATTTAGCTGCTAAAGAATGGTTAGAGGATTATTTAAATGATTATCCTGGTGCTATAGTTATTATCTCACATGATCGTTATTTTTTAGATAAGGTAGTAAATAGAATTTGGGAGTTAGAAAAAGGAAGATTTGAAAAGTATAAAGGAGATTATTCCTTCTACCTTGAGGAAAAAAAGCATAGATTATTAACATGGCAGCGAGAATATGAACAGCAACAGGAGAAAATAAAAGAACTTAAGGCCTATATTAGAAAGAATAAAGCAGGAGTAGATGCGAAGCAGGCTCGAGGCAGACAGAAAAAATTAGATAGGATGAAAGAGATTGCTCCTCCTCCTAGTTTAGAAAAGCCTAAGATTGAATTTGAAATGGAGACTACTAGTGGAGCAGAGGTATTAGATATTAAAGGTTTAACTAAGTCATACCAGCAAGAAAAAGTATTAGAAGGGATTGATTTTAAGTTATATCGAGGGGAAAAGGTAGCTTTGGTTGGCCCTAATGGTAGTGGGAAGTCTACTTTATTTAAGTTACTATTAGGTCAAGAAAATGCAGAAGCTGGAACTGTTAATCTAGGAGCTAGAGTTAAGATAGGTTATTATGACCAAGAACACGAAAGTTTAAATCCTGAGTACAACTTAATTGAGGAATTAAAAAAAGTAAAAAAGATTAATGATAGCCAAGCTAGGGATATCTTAGCTCGCTTTTTATTTAAAGGAGATGAAGTTTTTAAGAAGGTTGCTACCTTAAGTGGTGGTGAACAGGCTCGGTTATCTTTGGCCAAATTATCAATTCAGGATTTTAATTTATTATTATTAGATGAGCCAACTAATCATTTAGATATTAAGTCTAAAGAAATATTAGAAACTGCTTTAGATAATTATCCAGGAACAATCTTAGTTATTTCACATGACCGTTATTTTTTAGATAAGTTAATTAGTAAAGTATTTGCTTTAGAAAATAATGACCTAGTTGAATATGCAGGTGATTATTCGGATTATTATCAGCAGTATCAAGAAAGCTTGGCCCAGCAAAAGGAAGAAAAAAAAGGAAAACCAAAACAAGAAGTAGAACAAAACAAGCCTAAAGACCAACAGATTAACTTAGAAGAGTTAGAGTCAGAAATCATGAAGTTAGAAGCTAAAGTAGAAGAATTAGAAGAAGAATTTAATCAACAGGATTTATATGATGACCAGGAAGAAGTGGCTGAATTAACTAAAAAGTACGAAAGATTAAAAGAAGAATTAAATGACTATTATAGTTTATGGGAAGAAGCAATTTAG
- the ytaF gene encoding sporulation membrane protein YtaF gives MNLIAIFVLALAISLDGFVVGITYGLKKIELSYLSTLIISIASGIAILLSMSLGSFLSKFIASVWTSKIGGVILIGLGIWSFYDALHQLLVKNQDIEKDDTPKELFTFKINSLGLIVNILHEPVKADFDYSGAINNQEALFLGIALSLDAFGAGIGAVMVGYPPLTTVFLVIGCNFILLNGGLQIGKQVTCNKLSSMLRLLPGLILILLGLTKLF, from the coding sequence ATGAATCTAATAGCTATTTTTGTTTTAGCTTTAGCGATTAGTCTGGATGGTTTTGTAGTAGGAATAACTTATGGCTTAAAAAAGATAGAATTAAGTTATCTTTCGACTTTAATTATTAGTATTGCTTCCGGGATTGCTATTTTATTATCTATGAGTTTAGGATCTTTTTTAAGTAAGTTTATAGCTTCAGTCTGGACTAGCAAAATAGGAGGAGTTATATTAATTGGACTGGGAATTTGGTCATTTTATGATGCACTCCATCAATTATTGGTCAAGAATCAAGATATAGAAAAAGATGATACTCCTAAAGAACTCTTTACTTTTAAGATTAATTCTTTAGGATTAATCGTTAATATATTACATGAACCAGTTAAGGCTGATTTTGATTATTCTGGAGCTATTAATAATCAGGAAGCTTTATTTTTAGGAATTGCTTTATCATTAGATGCTTTTGGAGCTGGAATTGGAGCTGTAATGGTAGGCTATCCACCCTTAACTACTGTTTTTTTAGTAATTGGTTGTAATTTCATTTTGTTAAATGGTGGATTGCAAATAGGAAAACAAGTTACTTGTAACAAACTTAGTTCTATGTTGAGATTACTTCCCGGATTAATTTTAATTTTACTTGGGCTAACAAAATTATTCTAA
- the coaE gene encoding dephospho-CoA kinase (Dephospho-CoA kinase (CoaE) performs the final step in coenzyme A biosynthesis.), with translation MGVKIGLTGGIASGKSTVTKLLEELGVEVIDTDQIAHQLMEPKKEVWNKIVDNFGKEILLSSNEIDRKKLGEIIFNDIQAKKKLDQITHPAIIAELRERMREVGPDNLIVAEVPLLIEADMLDLFDRIWLVYVSREVQIERLMARGNFDHQEALTRIESQMPLDEKKQYADRIINNNGTPTELENEVKRVWKEIKEVVNN, from the coding sequence ATGGGAGTGAAGATTGGATTAACAGGTGGGATAGCTAGTGGAAAAAGTACTGTAACAAAATTATTAGAGGAATTAGGGGTTGAAGTTATAGATACAGACCAGATTGCTCATCAATTAATGGAACCTAAGAAGGAAGTATGGAATAAAATTGTAGATAATTTTGGTAAAGAAATTTTATTATCCAGTAATGAGATTGATAGAAAGAAGTTAGGAGAGATAATATTTAATGATATCCAAGCTAAAAAGAAGCTTGATCAGATTACTCATCCTGCTATTATTGCTGAGCTTAGAGAAAGAATGAGAGAGGTTGGCCCGGATAATCTAATAGTAGCAGAAGTTCCTTTGTTAATTGAAGCAGATATGTTAGATTTATTTGATAGAATTTGGTTAGTTTATGTATCTAGAGAAGTTCAAATTGAACGGTTAATGGCTAGAGGTAATTTTGATCATCAAGAAGCATTAACAAGAATTGAATCTCAAATGCCATTAGATGAGAAAAAACAATATGCAGATAGAATTATAAATAATAATGGAACCCCAACGGAACTTGAGAATGAAGTCAAAAGAGTGTGGAAAGAGATCAAAGAAGTAGTTAACAATTAA
- a CDS encoding lytic transglycosylase domain-containing protein, translated as MNFDLKKVLFILLVLIVLGLLISNYKIFLKVIYPLVYKDLIFREAANKGLDPYLVAAVIYAESKFDPHATSNTGAKGLMQIMPKTGKWIAKMKSDNDFSVSDLYTVKKNIEYGCWYLAWLYKRFDRKLAVTLAAYNGGLGNVDKWLENDRWDGKHKNADQIPFTQTKNYVNRVMKFYDRYKFIYKEEGEDSFF; from the coding sequence GTGAACTTTGATTTAAAAAAGGTTCTTTTTATCCTGTTAGTCCTAATAGTATTAGGTTTATTAATTAGCAATTATAAAATATTTTTAAAAGTTATTTATCCACTTGTTTATAAAGATTTAATTTTTAGGGAGGCGGCTAATAAGGGGTTAGATCCCTATTTAGTAGCTGCTGTTATTTATGCAGAGAGTAAATTTGATCCTCATGCTACCTCCAATACAGGGGCCAAGGGCTTAATGCAGATTATGCCTAAAACAGGAAAATGGATTGCTAAGATGAAGAGTGATAATGATTTTTCAGTTAGTGATTTATATACTGTAAAAAAGAATATTGAATATGGATGTTGGTATTTAGCTTGGTTATACAAAAGATTTGATAGAAAATTAGCTGTTACACTAGCAGCTTATAATGGTGGATTAGGTAATGTTGATAAGTGGTTAGAGAATGATAGATGGGATGGTAAGCATAAGAATGCAGACCAGATTCCTTTTACCCAGACTAAAAATTATGTTAATAGAGTTATGAAATTTTATGATAGATATAAATTTATTTATAAAGAAGAAGGAGAAGATAGCTTCTTCTAG
- the nikB gene encoding nickel ABC transporter permease: protein MLTYIARKSLMAIPILLGIATITFLLNFVFVPGDPVRIAMGQSADPETLKMIREEMGLNDPLYVQYFRFIGRLVQGDLGESFTSQRPVINIILERLPATAQLAGSAMLVAIIIGVTAGVISAVMPNSIWDYLFMTLAMIGVSMPVYWLGLVLILIFSLNLDLLPVSGYGSWQHLILPAIALGSRQAAKIARMTRSSMLEVIGKDYIKTARAKGVAERIVVIKHGLRNALIPVVTVIGTQMGYLLGGTVLTETTFSWPGLGRLAVDAVMKRDFPLIQGTVVFLASVFIIVNLLVDISYGFLDPRINYD, encoded by the coding sequence ATGCTGACGTATATAGCAAGAAAAAGTTTAATGGCGATACCAATTTTATTAGGAATTGCTACGATAACTTTTTTGCTTAATTTTGTTTTTGTTCCTGGGGATCCAGTTAGAATTGCTATGGGCCAAAGTGCTGACCCAGAGACCCTTAAGATGATTAGAGAAGAGATGGGATTAAATGATCCTTTATATGTTCAATATTTTAGGTTTATTGGTAGATTAGTACAAGGAGATTTAGGTGAATCCTTTACTTCTCAACGTCCCGTAATTAATATTATTTTAGAAAGGTTACCAGCTACAGCTCAATTAGCTGGTTCAGCTATGTTAGTAGCTATTATAATAGGAGTAACAGCTGGAGTTATTTCAGCAGTAATGCCTAACTCAATTTGGGATTATTTATTTATGACCTTAGCTATGATAGGTGTTTCAATGCCTGTTTATTGGCTAGGATTGGTTTTAATTTTAATATTCTCTTTAAATTTAGATTTATTACCAGTTTCAGGATATGGTAGTTGGCAACATTTAATTCTACCAGCTATTGCTTTAGGAAGTAGACAAGCTGCTAAGATTGCTAGGATGACAAGATCTAGTATGTTAGAGGTAATTGGTAAAGATTATATTAAGACTGCTAGAGCTAAAGGTGTAGCTGAAAGAATAGTAGTTATTAAACATGGTCTGCGTAATGCATTAATTCCTGTTGTAACAGTAATTGGAACTCAAATGGGTTATTTATTAGGTGGAACTGTATTAACTGAAACTACTTTTTCTTGGCCAGGACTTGGTCGTTTAGCAGTAGATGCTGTAATGAAACGTGATTTCCCATTAATTCAGGGAACAGTAGTATTTTTAGCATCGGTATTTATTATAGTTAATTTATTAGTTGATATTAGTTATGGCTTCTTAGACCCACGAATTAATTATGATTGA
- a CDS encoding ABC transporter permease, whose translation MAQPKVEQNAKETTETKEVEVHSPWRAAWRRLKRNKLAMFGLGITAILMIVAIFAPVIAPYDPFYSPVMQEGKVELSMQGPSLAHPFGTDTLGRDIFSRIVYGARISLMVGFVTQIISLVIGITLGALAGYYGGIVDDIISYLINVFLAFPFLLFAIAIMAVFQDPGVDKVFIALGLVSWPGLARIVRGQVMSLKEEEYVEAVESLGANDFRIIFKHIIPNCLAPIIVTVTLGIAGAILAEAGLSYLGLGAQPPQPSWGLMLNSGKQYMRTAPRMMLVPGIAIVLTVLGFNLFGDGLRDALDPKMKE comes from the coding sequence ATGGCTCAACCAAAAGTAGAGCAGAATGCTAAAGAGACTACTGAAACGAAAGAAGTAGAAGTTCATAGTCCTTGGCGAGCTGCTTGGAGAAGATTAAAAAGAAATAAGCTGGCGATGTTTGGTTTAGGAATTACTGCTATTTTAATGATAGTAGCTATTTTTGCGCCTGTAATAGCTCCTTATGATCCTTTTTATTCTCCTGTTATGCAGGAAGGGAAAGTGGAGTTATCTATGCAAGGGCCAAGTTTAGCTCATCCATTTGGAACTGATACGTTAGGTCGTGATATATTTAGTAGAATTGTTTATGGAGCTCGAATTTCGTTAATGGTTGGATTTGTTACACAGATTATATCCTTAGTGATTGGGATTACGTTAGGAGCTTTAGCAGGTTATTATGGTGGGATAGTTGATGATATTATTTCCTATTTAATTAATGTCTTTTTAGCCTTTCCATTCTTATTATTTGCAATTGCAATTATGGCTGTCTTCCAAGATCCAGGTGTAGATAAAGTATTTATTGCTTTAGGATTGGTTAGTTGGCCAGGACTTGCTAGAATAGTAAGAGGACAAGTTATGTCACTAAAAGAGGAAGAATATGTTGAAGCAGTAGAATCTTTAGGTGCTAATGATTTTCGAATTATCTTTAAGCATATAATTCCAAATTGCTTGGCCCCGATTATTGTAACAGTTACTTTGGGGATAGCAGGAGCTATTCTTGCTGAAGCTGGATTGAGTTATTTAGGTTTAGGAGCTCAACCACCACAACCAAGTTGGGGATTAATGCTAAATAGTGGTAAACAATATATGAGAACTGCTCCACGAATGATGTTAGTTCCAGGAATAGCAATTGTATTGACTGTATTAGGATTTAATTTATTTGGAGATGGATTAAGAGATGCTCTAGATCCAAAGATGAAAGAGTAG
- a CDS encoding ABC transporter ATP-binding protein, which yields MKNAILKLKDLKTYFNTDRGTVKAVDGVSFEIKEGETLGVVGESGSGKSVTAASVMQLVPTPPGEIADGEILFKGENLLEKSKKEIRKIRGNQISMIFQEPMTALNPVYTIGSQIGEALQLHQNLNKEQAREKSIEMLEKVGIPSPEERVDEHPHQLSGGMRQRVMIAMALSCNPELLIADEPTTALDVTIQAQILELMQELKDDFNTATMLITHNLGVVAEIADKVAVMYGGRVVEQTDVKTLFKDPEHPYTAGLINSIPKVEGRNGQLDPIEGTVPDPFSFPKGCKFANRCDYATDKCWQQEPQLEEIKDNHLVRCWRWNELELKK from the coding sequence ATGAAAAATGCAATTTTAAAATTAAAGGATTTAAAGACTTATTTTAATACAGATAGGGGAACAGTTAAAGCAGTAGATGGGGTTAGTTTTGAGATAAAAGAAGGAGAAACATTAGGAGTAGTAGGAGAATCAGGCTCAGGAAAGAGTGTAACTGCTGCTTCAGTAATGCAGTTAGTACCAACTCCTCCTGGAGAGATAGCTGATGGAGAGATTTTATTTAAAGGAGAGAATCTTTTAGAAAAATCTAAAAAAGAAATCCGAAAGATTAGAGGAAACCAAATTTCAATGATCTTTCAAGAACCAATGACCGCCTTAAATCCAGTATATACGATTGGTAGTCAAATTGGCGAAGCACTCCAGCTACACCAAAATTTAAACAAAGAACAAGCACGAGAAAAATCAATTGAAATGTTAGAAAAAGTAGGGATTCCTTCTCCAGAAGAGAGAGTAGACGAACACCCTCATCAATTAAGTGGTGGTATGAGACAAAGAGTAATGATTGCCATGGCTTTATCTTGTAATCCAGAGCTTTTAATAGCAGATGAGCCAACCACTGCATTAGATGTAACAATTCAGGCTCAAATTTTAGAATTAATGCAAGAATTAAAAGATGACTTTAATACAGCTACAATGTTAATTACTCATAACTTAGGCGTTGTAGCAGAAATAGCAGATAAAGTAGCAGTCATGTATGGCGGACGGGTTGTAGAACAGACTGATGTAAAGACCCTATTTAAGGATCCAGAACATCCATATACAGCTGGATTAATTAATTCTATTCCTAAAGTAGAAGGTAGAAATGGTCAATTGGATCCAATTGAAGGAACAGTACCTGATCCATTTAGTTTTCCTAAAGGTTGTAAGTTTGCTAATAGATGTGATTATGCAACAGATAAATGTTGGCAGCAGGAGCCTCAGTTAGAAGAGATTAAAGATAACCATCTAGTTAGATGTTGGAGATGGAATGAATTAGAGCTTAAGAAGTAA
- a CDS encoding ABC transporter ATP-binding protein — MKDAILEVKNLKKHFPIKGGIFKRQINSVKAVDGLNFEVKRGETLGLVGESGCGKSTTGKVLLRLLEATEGEVVFEGQNIYDLDKKEMRSLRREMQMIFQDPYASLNPRMTVGEIIGEPLEIHGLASGQEKEKRVRELLDKVGLQPNYANRYPHEFSGGQRQRIGIARALAVNPKIIVCDEPVSALDVSIQAQVINLLEELQEELGLTYIFIAHDLSVVRHISDRVAVMYLGEMAELADKDELYENPKHPYTKALLSAIPVPNPEANKDRILLEGDVPSPINPPSGCSFHTRCPFAKEICKKKTPQFKDTGDGHFYACHLVE; from the coding sequence ATGAAAGATGCTATTTTAGAAGTAAAGAATCTAAAGAAACACTTTCCAATAAAAGGTGGAATTTTCAAGCGTCAAATAAATTCTGTTAAAGCAGTAGATGGATTAAACTTTGAAGTAAAAAGAGGAGAAACATTAGGTTTAGTAGGAGAATCAGGTTGTGGGAAATCAACAACCGGAAAAGTATTATTACGTTTATTAGAGGCAACAGAAGGTGAAGTAGTCTTTGAAGGCCAAAATATATATGATTTAGATAAAAAAGAGATGCGTAGTCTACGTCGAGAGATGCAGATGATTTTCCAAGACCCATATGCTTCTTTAAATCCCCGGATGACAGTAGGAGAGATAATCGGGGAGCCATTAGAAATTCATGGTTTAGCTAGCGGTCAGGAAAAGGAAAAAAGAGTTAGAGAATTACTAGATAAAGTAGGATTACAACCTAATTATGCTAATCGTTATCCTCATGAATTTAGTGGAGGACAAAGACAAAGAATAGGGATTGCTAGAGCATTAGCGGTAAATCCTAAGATTATTGTCTGTGATGAACCTGTATCGGCTTTAGATGTTTCTATTCAGGCCCAGGTAATAAATTTATTAGAGGAACTACAAGAAGAATTAGGTTTAACTTATATCTTTATTGCTCATGATCTAAGTGTAGTCCGCCATATTAGTGATCGAGTAGCAGTAATGTATCTAGGTGAGATGGCAGAATTAGCAGATAAAGATGAATTATATGAAAATCCCAAACATCCGTATACAAAGGCTTTATTATCTGCAATTCCAGTTCCAAATCCAGAAGCAAATAAAGATAGGATTCTTCTAGAAGGTGATGTACCTAGCCCTATTAATCCGCCAAGTGGATGTAGTTTCCATACCAGATGTCCATTTGCTAAAGAAATTTGTAAAAAGAAAACCCCACAATTTAAAGATACCGGTGACGGACATTTCTATGCTTGTCATTTAGTAGAGTAA
- a CDS encoding ABC transporter substrate-binding protein, which yields MFKKSISLLLILFVVLFAAVGCGGNDVNKKEAKNGEQVKEKDQKITKKEKYGGTFKGRLASDPPTLDPAHATDTTSSRVIRNIFDGLVQYNKDLEIVPAIAKSWDVSKDGLTWTFNLRKDVTFHNGNKVTAEDVIYSFTRIVDPDTMSERAGLFEDVKGVEAYQNGKADKVSGFKKIDKYTVRIQLKRPFTPFLQVLAMENASIVSKEAVKKYGDQFSQHPVGTGPFKFTSWKHDSKVVLEKFEDYYVDGRPYLDKVEYKVIADNTTAFASYEQGSIYQMDSDIPSGQVERIMDPNGEFADDYSLVNRLGTYYLGFNTQKAPFDNPKVRKALNYAVNRQVIAQVLRHGTVKPAQGILPPGMPGYNPDLEGYTFNMKKAKKLLAEAGYPNGLPGTYELAYNTSKSHQKIAVAVQRNLKELGVDVKLVNTDWGTYINKVDKGDTQIFRLGWIADYPDPDNFLYVLFHSDNAGSGGNYSFYKNPAVDKLLEKARRMKPGKERLELYQKIEKKIMDDAPWIPVYYYSTHVLVKPFVHGYTFTPQTPLELTDVWLDPSHQ from the coding sequence ATGTTTAAGAAAAGTATAAGTTTATTATTAATTTTATTTGTAGTTTTATTTGCTGCCGTTGGTTGTGGTGGTAATGATGTAAATAAGAAAGAAGCTAAGAATGGAGAACAAGTAAAAGAGAAAGATCAGAAAATAACTAAGAAAGAAAAGTACGGTGGAACATTTAAGGGTAGATTAGCATCTGATCCACCAACATTAGACCCGGCTCATGCAACTGATACTACTTCTAGTCGAGTAATTAGAAATATCTTTGATGGTTTAGTACAATATAATAAAGATTTAGAAATAGTACCAGCCATTGCTAAAAGTTGGGATGTGAGTAAGGATGGTTTAACTTGGACTTTCAATTTAAGAAAGGATGTTACATTCCATAATGGAAATAAAGTAACTGCTGAAGATGTGATTTATTCCTTTACTCGAATTGTAGATCCAGATACTATGTCTGAAAGAGCTGGATTATTTGAAGATGTAAAAGGGGTAGAAGCTTATCAAAATGGAAAAGCTGATAAAGTTAGTGGTTTTAAGAAGATTGATAAGTATACTGTAAGGATTCAGCTAAAAAGACCATTTACTCCATTTTTACAGGTGTTAGCAATGGAGAATGCTTCTATTGTTTCTAAAGAAGCTGTTAAAAAGTATGGGGACCAATTTAGTCAACATCCAGTAGGAACTGGACCATTTAAGTTTACTAGTTGGAAACATGATAGTAAGGTTGTATTAGAGAAATTTGAAGATTACTATGTTGATGGACGTCCATATTTAGATAAAGTAGAGTATAAAGTAATTGCAGACAATACTACTGCTTTTGCTAGTTATGAGCAAGGTAGTATTTACCAAATGGATTCAGATATTCCATCTGGTCAGGTAGAAAGAATTATGGATCCAAATGGAGAATTTGCTGATGATTATAGTTTAGTAAATCGATTAGGAACTTATTACCTTGGTTTTAATACTCAAAAAGCGCCATTTGATAATCCCAAGGTAAGAAAAGCTCTTAATTATGCTGTAAATAGACAAGTGATTGCTCAGGTTCTTAGACATGGTACTGTAAAGCCTGCACAAGGTATCTTGCCACCTGGAATGCCTGGATATAATCCTGATTTAGAAGGATATACATTTAATATGAAAAAGGCTAAGAAGTTACTAGCTGAAGCAGGATATCCAAATGGTTTACCGGGAACTTACGAATTAGCTTATAATACAAGCAAGAGTCACCAAAAAATTGCAGTAGCAGTACAACGTAACCTCAAAGAACTTGGGGTAGATGTTAAGTTAGTTAATACTGATTGGGGTACGTATATTAACAAGGTAGATAAAGGAGATACACAAATATTCAGATTAGGTTGGATCGCGGATTATCCAGATCCAGACAATTTCTTATATGTATTATTCCATTCTGATAATGCTGGATCAGGTGGAAATTACTCTTTCTATAAGAATCCAGCGGTTGATAAGTTATTAGAAAAAGCACGACGAATGAAGCCTGGAAAAGAGAGACTTGAGTTATACCAAAAGATTGAAAAGAAAATTATGGATGATGCACCTTGGATTCCAGTGTACTATTATAGTACTCATGTACTAGTTAAACCATTTGTTCATGGTTATACATTTACGCCACAAACTCCATTAGAGTTAACAGATGTTTGGTTAGATCCAAGTCATCAGTAA